The DNA sequence CGGCAACATCGGCTCCAAGGTGACGATGAAGTACCCGGCCGTCTACCTCATGGGCGAGCACGCCAAGGGCGAGACGCTGTCGGTCGCGTTCGCCGGTGAGGGCCAGCACCAGGACGCCGGGGCCAAGATGGTCCACCTGGCGCCGCGGACCTCCTCGACGATCGTGTCGAAGTCGGTGGCGCGCGGCGGCGGCCGCACCTCCTACCGCGGCCTGGTCCAGATCGAGGAGGGCGCCGCGGGCTCGTCCTCGTCGGTGAAGTGCGACGCGCTGCTCGTCGACACCATCAGCCGGTCCGACACCTACCCGTACGTCGACGTCCGCGAGGACGACGTCGCCATGGGCCACGAGGCCACGGTCTCCAAGGTCTCCGAGGACCAGCTGTTCTACCTGATGAGCCGCGGCCTGTCCGAGGACGAGGCGATGGCGATGATCGTGCGCGGCTTCGTCGAGCCGATCGCCCGCGAGCTGCCCATGGAGTACGCGCTCGAGCTCAACCGGCTGATCGAGCTGCAGATGGAAGGAGCGGTGGGCTGACCATGGGCCTGGAGACCGTCAAGCCGCTGTCGACCCGCCGCGACGCCCTGGCCGTGGACGCCGCGACGCTCAGCGCGGGCGACCTCGACCGGCTCTTCCCGGTCCCGACCGGCCGCGAGGAGGACTGGCGGTTCACCCCGCTGTCCCGGCTCAAGGGGCTGCACAACGGCACGGCCGAGCCCTCCGGCTCGGTCGCGGTCGAGGTGGACGCGCCCGACCAGGTCATGGTCGACTCGGCGGGCCGCGAGGACCCGCGCGTCGGCCGCGCGTTCCAGCCCGCCGACCGGGTCGCCGCCCAGGCGTACGTCTCGTTCGAGAAGGCCGTGATCATCACGGTCCCGGCGAACGAGACGCTCGACCGGCCGATCACCGTCCGGGTGCGCGGCGAGGGCGGGGGCGCCGCCTACGGCCACCTCGTCGTCAACGTGGGCGAGCTCGCCGAGGCGACCGTCGTCATCGAGCACACCGGCAGCGCGGCCTACGCCGACAACGTCGAGTTCGTGATCGGCGACGGCGCCACGCTGCGGGTGGTGAGCCTGCAGGAGTGGGAGGACGACGCGGTGCACGTCTCCCACCACCACACCCGGCTCGGCCGCGACTCGGTGTTCCGCTCGTTCGTGGCGACCCTCGGCGGCGACCTGGTACGGCTGTCGCCCTCGATCGCCTACACCGCCCCGGGCGCCGACGCCGAGCTGTACGGCCTGTACTTCGCCGACGCCGGCCAGCACCTGGAGCACCGCATCCTGGTCGACCACACCGTGCCGAACTGCCGCAGCAACGTGCTCTACAAGGGCGCGCTGCAGGGCGAGGGCGCGCACACGGTCTGGATCGGCGACGTGATCATCCGCGCCGAGGCGACCGGGACCGACACCTACGAGTACAACCGCAACCTCGTGCTCACCGACGGCGCCCGCGCCGACTCGGTGCCGAACCTGGAGATCCTCACCGGCGAGGTCGTCGGCGCCGGGCATGCCTCGGCCTCCGGCCGCCTCGAGGACGAGCACCTGTTCTACCTGCAGTCCCGCGGCGTGCCGTACGAGGAGGCCCGCCGTCTGGTGATCATGGGCTTCTTCGGCGAGCTGATCGAGCGCATCTCGGTTCCGGAGCTGCGCGAGCGGGTGCTCGCCGCGGTGGAGGCGGAGCTGGAGAAGTGACGTACGTCAAGGTCTGTTCCCTGGAGGACATCCCCGACGGGGGCGTGCTCGGGGTCGAGGTCGGCGACACGCCGGTCGCGCTGGTGCGGCACGGCCGGGAGGTCAACGCGCTGCACGACGTGTGCTCGCACGCCGAGGTACGGCTCAGCGAGGGCGACGTCTACGACGGCGCCCTGGAGTGCTGGCTGCACGGCTCGTGCTTCGACATCCGCACCGGCAAGCCCACCGGCCCGCCGGCCACCCGGCCGGTCCCGGTGTACCGAGTGAAGATCGACGGCGATGACGTACTCGTCTCGCTCGACATTGATGGAGATTCCTAAGTGTCCGTTCTGGAGATTCGAGACCTGCGAGTCGCCGTTGACGACAAGCAGATCCTCAACGGCGTTGACCTGACCGTCCGGGCGGGGGAGACGCACGCCATCATGGGCCCGAACGGCTCGGGCAAGTCGACGCTCGCCTACGCCATCGCCGGCCACCCCAAGTACACCGTCACCGGCGGCGAGGTGCTGCTCGACGGTGAGAACGTGCTGGAGATGAGCGTCGACGAGCGGGCCCGCGCCGGCCTGTTCCTGGCGATGCAGTACCCGGTCGAGGTGCCCGGCGTCAGCGTGTCGAACTTCCTGCGCTCCGCGGTGACCGCGGTGCGCGGCGAGGCGCCGAAGCTGCGCGACTTCTCCAAGGAGCTGCGCGCCGGCATGGACGCGCTCGCCATCGACCCGTCGTTCGCCCAGCGCAACCTCAACGAGGGCTTCTCCGGCGGGGAGAAGAAGCGCCACGAGATCCTGCAGCTCGAGCTGCTCAAGCCGAAGATCGCGGTCCTCGACGAGACCGACTCCGGCCTCGACGTCGACGCGCTGCGCGTGGTCTCCGAGGGCATCAACCGGTTCCGCGCCCGCGAGGGCACCGGCGTGCTGCTCATCACCCACTACACGCGCATCCTCCGGTACGTGCGGCCCGACTACGTGCACGTGTTCGCGGGCGGGCGGGTCGTCGAGGAGGGCGGCCCCGAGCTGGCCGAGCGCCTCGAGGCCGAGGGCTACGAGCGCTACGTCCAGGCCGCGAAGGCGTCGGCGTGACCCACCGGCTCGGCACAACGGGCGCGACGGAGATGACGAGGCGGCGATGAGCACAACCTTCGACGTGGAGAGGATCCGCAAGGACTTCCCCATCCTCTCGCGCGAGCTGCCCGGCGGACGGCCGCTGATCTACCTGGACTCCGGCAACTCCTCGCAGAAGCCGGTCCAGGTGATCGAGGCGATGCGCGAGCACATGGCGGCCCACTACGGCAACGTGGGCCGCGCCCTCCACGTGCTCGGCAGCGAGTCCACCGAGGCGTACGAGGGTGCCCGGGACAAGGTGGCCGCGTTCATCGGCGCGCCGAGCCGCGACGAGGTCGTGTTCACCAAGAACGCCTCCGAGGCGCTCAACCTCGTCGCGTACTGTTTCGGCAACCCGGTCTGCACCGACGAGCGGTTCGCCATGGGCCCCGGCGACGAGATCGTCATCACCGAGATGGAGCACCACAGCAACATCGTGCCGTGGCAGCTCCTCGCCCAGCGCACCGGCGCCACGCTGCGCTGGTTCCCGGTGACCGACGACGGCCGGCTCGACCTGTCCGGCCTCGACGAGATCGTCACCGAGCGCACCAAGATCGTGTCGATCGTGCACCAGTCGAACGTGCTGGGCACGGTCAACCCGGTCGCCCCGGTGCTCGCCCGGGCCCGCGAGGTCGGCGCGCTCATGATGCTCGACGCCTCGCAGTCGGTGCCGCACCAGAAGGTGGACGTGGCCGCGCTCGGCGTGGACTTCGTCGCGTTCACCGGCCACAAGATGGTCGGCCCGTCCGGCATCGGCGTGCTGTGGGGGCGGCGTGAGCTGCTGGAGGCGATGCCGCCGTTCCTCGGCGGCGGCGAGATGATCGAGGCGGTCTGGATGGACCGCTCGACCTACGCGCCGGTGCCGCACAAGTTCGAGGCCGGCACCCCGCCGATCGTGGAGGCGGTCGGGCTCGGCGCCGCCGTCGACTACCTCACCGCCGTCGGCATGGACGCGATCCGCGAGCACGAGCTCGAGCTCACCGCCTACGCGCTCGGCGCGCTCAAGGAGATCGACGGCCTGCGCCTCATCGGTCCGTCCGACCTGGCCGACCGCGGGGGTACCATCTCCTTCACGCTGCCCGACATCCACCCGCACGACGTGGGGCAGATCCTCGACGACGTGTTCGGCATCGCGGTGCGGGTCGGGCACCACTGCGCCCGGCCGCTGCACCTGCGGTTCGGAATACCCGCCACCACGCGGGTGTCGTTGTACCTGTACAACACCACGGCCGAGATCGACGCCCTGGTCCGCGGCCTTCACCACGTCAAGAAAGTCTTCGGATAGATGATCGCCGAGTCGCTCTACCAGGAGCTGATCCTGGAGCACTACAAGCACCCGCAGGGGAGAGGCCTGCGCGAGCCGTACGACGCCGAGGTCCACCACGTGAACCCGACCTGTGGTGACGAGATCACCATGCGGGTCAAGCTGAAGGAGGGCGCGGACGGCGGCCGGCACGTGGCGGACGTCTCCTACGAGGGCCAGGGCTGTTCGATCAGCCAGGCCGCGGCCTCGGTGCTGTACGAGCTCACCGTCGGCTCGCGGGTGGAGGACACGCTGTCGGTCGTGGACGAGTTCACCCGGCTCATGCACGGCCGGGGACAGGTGGAGCCGGACGAGGCCGTGCTCGGGGACGCGGTGGCGTTCGCGGGGGTGGCCAAGTACCCGGCGCGGGTCAAGTGCGCCCTGCTCGCCTGGATGGCCTACAAGGACGCGGTGGTGAGAAGCTCGTGAGCAAGCCAGTGGAAACCCCGGTCGGCGGCAACGCCGCGCAGGACGGCTCCGGCGGGGGCGGCGTCACCGTCGAGCAGGTGCGGGAGGCGCTCAAGGACGTCGTCGACCCGGAGCTCGGCATCAACGTGGTCGACCTCGGCCTGGTCTACGGCATCAACCTCGACCCGGCCGAGCAGGAGGGCGCGCCGCCCGTGGCGACCATCGACATGACGCTCACCAGCGCCGCCTGCCCGCTCACCGACGTGATCGAGGACCAGGCCGCCTCCGCGCTCGCCGACCTCGTCTCCGACGTGCGGATCAACTGGGTGTGGCTGCCCCCGTGGGGTCCCGACAAGATCACCGACGAGGGGCGCGAGCAGCTCCGCATGCTCGGCTTCAACGTCTGACCGGATCCGTCACGGTCCATGCGGCCCCGGTACGGCGCACCCGGCGCGCCGTACCGGGGCCGTCGCCGTTCCGGCCGATGACAGGGTGTGGCGGATACGGCACGTCGCGGTCTGTCAACTGAAATTTTCATCCGGCCGTCCGGCATCGGTCCCGGTCACGCCCGCCCGCCGTGCGGGCGAACCGGCAAAACCGAAGCTAGGAGGCTTGCGCGCGGCGCCGGCGGGACCGCCGTAATTACCCCAGGATAACGTTTCGGCACCTGCCTTCGACCCGGTGTCGCACCGTCTTGACACTGCCGACACGCCAATTTAACGTCGCGGTACTTTATCCGGTTCAGTTCGATGGCCGTCCACGCAGACGGGCGGCGGTGCCGTACGGCGCCATTTCCGTGGAACATCCACGGCCTTGGGGGTCGGGGACGCCTGAAGGGCGCGGAGGCCAGAGCTGAACCGGTTAAGTAACCTGGTTTGCTTGAGCCGCGTTGCCGTTGACAAGGAGGTTGGCAGGAAGGCTCCGGGCCGGAGCCGCGCCGAAATCGGGGGAACGGGGCCTGCCGCCGCGGGGCCGGAACCGCCGGCACGACCCCGCTTAACGCCATCGGAGATCCTCCGCCACGGAGGAAGGAGATCCATGATGCGACGCCATCGGTGGAAGGTTCTCGCAGTTTCCCTCGCCGCCTGCCTGGCCGCCGCGGCGTGTTCGGGAGGGTCGCAGACGCCGTCGGCGCCGACCGGCTCCGCGCCCGCCTCCCAGCCCGCGGCCGGCGGTGGCGCGAGCGGCGCGTTCCCGCGTCACGAGACGCTGTACACGAGCGGCACCCAGTGGGGTCCCCCGTCGAACTGGAACCCCATCCGCGAGTGGGACTTCGCCACCGGCACCAAGGGCCTGGTCTACGAGACGCTGTTCCTCTACGACCCGAACAACGACCAGTTCGTGCCCTGGCTCGCCGAGAGCGGCACCTGGGTGGAGGACAAGGTCTACGAGCTGAAGCTGCGCCAGGGCGTCACCTGGGCGGACGGCAGGCCGTTCACCGCCGACGACGTGGTGTTCACGTTCGAGCTCGGCAAGATGGAGACGGTGCCGTACGCCAACCTGTGGACCTTCCTGGAGAAGGCCGAGGCGGTCGACCAGCACACCGTCCGCTTCACCTTCAAGGAGGCCAACTACCAGCAGTGGTCGATCCACCTCTACAGCCGGGCGATGGTGCCCAAGCACATCTGGGAGGGCCGGTCCGAGCAGGAGGTGCTCGAGGGCGCCAACGAGAACCCGATCGGCACCGGGCCGTACCGGTACCACAGCCACGACCAGGACCGCATGGTCTGGGTGAAGCGTGACGGCTGGTGGGCGACGCAGCTGCTCGGCAAGGACGTCAAGCCCAAGTACATCGTCGACATCGTCAACTCCAGCAACGAGGTCGCGATGGGCCTGCTGCTGCAGGGCCAGCTCGACCTGAGCAACAACTTCCTGCCGGGCATCGCCAACCTGGTGCAGAACAAGAACTTCGGGATCACCACCTACTACCCCGAGCCGCCGTACATGCTCTCGGCCAACACCGCCTGGCTGGTGCTCAACACCACCAAGAAGCCGATGGACGACCCGGCGTTCCGCAAGGCGGTCGCGCACTCCATCGACGTCAAGAAGATCGTCGAGGGCGTCTACGGCAACCTGGTGCGGGCGGCGAGCCCGACCGGCCTGCTCCCGCAGTGGGAGAAGTACATCGACCAGAACGTGGTCAACGAGCACGGCTTCTCCTACGACCCGGACAAGGCGAAGAAGCTGCTCGCGGACGCCGGCTACCGGGACCGGGACGGCGACGGCTTCGTCGAGCGGCCCGACGGCGGCAAGATCGACCTGAAGATCATCGTCCCGGCCGGGTGGACCGACTGGATGGAGTCGATCCGGGTGATCTCCGAGGGCGCCAAGGCCGTCGGGATCAACCTCAACCCCGAGTTCCCGGACTTCAACGCGCTCGTCGACGCCCGCTCGGCCGGCAGGTTCGACATGCTCATCAACAACGAGCGGCAGCTGGCCAGCACCCCGTGGCACTACTACGACTACATGTACCAGCTGCCCATCCGTAAGCAGCAGAACACGGTGAACTTCGGCCGCTACGAGGACAAGGAGGCCTGGGAGCTGGTCCGGCGGCTCGACAACAAGAAGACCGACGACCTGGAGGGCATGAAGGAGATCATCTCCAAGCTCCAGGAGCGGCACCTGAAGGAGCTGCCGATCATCCCGCTCTGGTACAACGGCCTGTGGTCCCAGGTGACCAGCGGCGCCTGGAAGAACTGGCCGTCCTCCGCGGCGAACGCGCCCAAGCACGCGCCCACCATGTGGCGTAACTGGCACGAGCTCGGCGCCATCCTCATGCTCACCGAGCTGCAGCCGGCGGGCCGGTGACGGCGGCGGCCGTCCGGCCTCGTGACGACGCCTCCCCGCCGTGCCGCGCGGCGGGGAGGCCCCCGTCCACCGTCCCGCACAGCCATCGGGGAGGAACGTCTTGCGGCGCTACCTGCTGAGAAAACTGCTCGTCTACGGGCTGACCTTCTTCGTCGCCGTCACGGTCAACTGGATGATCCCGCGGTTCATGCCCGGCGACCCGGTGTCGAGCATGATCGCCCGGGCGAGCCTGGCGCAGCCGGAGGCCGTGGAGGCCATGCGGTCGTACTACAACAGCCTCTTCGGCTTCGACCGGCCGATCTTCGAACAGTACGTCAACTTCTGGATCGCGCTGTTCCGCGGCGACCTCGGGATCAGCATCATGCTCTTCCCGACCCCGGTGTGGGACGTGATCGTGCGGGCCGTGCCGTACACGATCGCCCTGCTGCTCCCGGCGATCCTGCTGAGCTGGATCGCGGGCAACTGGTTCGGCGCGTTCGCCGCCCGGCGCAGGTGGCTCGACAACACCATGCTGCCGGTCGGCTACATCCTCACCGCCACGCCCTACATGTGGCTGGCGATCCTGCTGGCCTGGGGGCTCGGCGTGGTCGCCGGGATCCTCCCGGTCGCCGGCGGGTACAGCTTCGAGCTGCAGCCGAGCTGGTCGTTGGAGTTCGTCGCCGACCTGGCGCTGCACTGGTTCCTGCCGTTCGCCTCGCTGTTCATCGTGGCGTTCGGCGGCTGGGCGATCGGCATGCGCAACATGATCATCTACGAGCTGGAGGCGGACTACGCGAACTACCTGGCCGCGCTCGGCGCGCCGGCCAGGCTGATCCGCCGCTACGCCTTCCGCAACGCCATGCTGCCGCAGATCACCGGGCTGGCCCTGCAGCTCGGCACCCTGGTGGCGGGCGCGCTCGTCACCGAGGTCGTCTTCTCCTATCCGGGGCTCGGCCACCTCATCCTCAAGGCGATCCAGAACCAGGACTTCTTCCTGCTCCAGGGCACGTTCCTGTTCATCGTCGTCGGCGTGCTGATCGCCAACTTCCTCATCGACATCGTCTACACCGTGGTGGATCCGCGGACCCGGACGGGACTGGGAGGTGCGGCATGACGACCCCGGACACCGAGCCGTCCGGCACGGCCGGAGCCGCCGGTACGGCTGCCGCGCCGGGTGCGGTGGCCCCGGCCCCGGCGGGCGCGGCGGCGCCGCGCGGCGCGCTCGCGGAGACCCTCTACTTCGCGGTGCGCAACGGCAAGCTGCTGGCCGGGCTCGCGGTGTTCACGCTGCTGCTGCTGACCGCACTGATCGGCCCGCTGCTGCTGGCCGGCGACCCCAACGCCTACGTGGGGCTCGCCGCGCAACCGCCCTCGGGCGAGCACTGGTTCGGCACCACCCACTTCGGCCAGGACGTGTTCGCCCAGTTCGTGCACGGCCTGCGGGCGACGTTCCACGTCGGCGCGCTCGGCGGCGGCATCGCCGCGGTGATCGGCATGGTGGTCGGCTTCACCGCGGGCTACCGGGGCGGGATCGTCGACGAGATCCTCAACGCCCTCACCAACGTGGTGCTCGTGCTGCCGGCGCTCGCCGTACTGCTGGTGATCAACGCCTACCTCGGGGTGCGCAGCCTCACCGTGCAGGCGGTGTTCATCGGGCTCACCTCCTGGCCGTGGGCGGCCCGGGCGATCCGCGCGCAGACGCTCTCGCTGCGCGCCCGCGACTTCACCGACCTCGCCCGGCTCAGCGGGGTGAGCACCTGGAAGATCATCACGCGGGAGATCGCCCCGAACATGAGCTCCTACCTGTTCATGACGTTCATCCTGCTGTTCGGCGGGGCGATCCTCATCGGCGCGTCGCTCGACTTCATCGGCCTCGGCCCCACCCAGGGCATCTCACTCGGCCTCATGCTCAACAACGCCGCCCAGTGGAACGCCCTCCACCTGGGCATGTGGTGGTGGTTCGTGCCGCCCGGCGCCGGCATCACCGCCATCGTCGGCTCGCTGTACGTGATGAACGTGGGCCTCGACGAGGTGTTCAACCCCAAGCTGCGGGAGACCTGATGACGCTCCGCGTGACCGACCTGAAGGTGTACTACAAGACCCTGCGGGGCGAGGTGAAGGCCCTCGACGGCGTCACCTTCGAGATCGGCGACGCCGAGATCCTCGGGCTGGCGGGGGAGTCCGGCTGCGGCAAGTCCACCCTCGGCAAGGCCCTGATCCGGATGGACGGGCGGATGCGGCTGCGCGGCGGCACCGTCGAGCTCGACGGGGAGGAGCTGCCGATCGGCGACGACGCCGCGATGAACCGCTACCGGTACCACCGGATCTCGCTCATCCCGCAGTACTCGATGAGCGCGCTCAACCCCACCCGCCGCATCGGCCGGATGATCCGCGAGCTGGTGGAGTCCCGCGGCGTGCGGTACGCGGACGTGGAGGAGGAGCTGCTGCGCCGGCTGAGGCTCGTCGGGCTCGACCCGGACGTGCTGGGCCGGTACCCGATCGAGCTGTCCGGCGGCATGAAGCAGCGCACCGTCATGGTGATCTCCACGCTGCTCAACCCGTCGCTGCTCATCGCCGACGAGGTCACCTCGGCGCTGGACGTGTCCACCCAGAAGGCGGTGGCCAAGGCGCTGGCCGGGTTCCGGGACCGCGGCTTCGTGAAGAGCATGATCTTCGTCACCCACGACATCTCGCTCACGTACCAGATCGCCGACACGATCATGGTCATGTACGCGGGCAGGCTCGTGGAGAAGGCGAGCGCGTCCGCGATCGTGAGCAAGCCCCGGCACCCGTACACCCAGCTGCTCATCTCCTCGCTGCCCGAGGTCGGCGTGCGGTACGCCGAGCGGCGGCTGTCCGGCATCCCCGGCGGCCCGCCCTCGCTGCTCAACCCGCCCGCCGGCTGCCGCTTCCGGGACCGCTGCCCGAAGGCGTTCGCCAGGTGCGCCGAGGAGCCGCCGGTCACCGAGGTCGCGTCCGGCCACTTCGTGGCCTGCTGGAAGGGGTGAGGGATGCTCCGGCTGGAGAACGTCACCAAGCGGTACGGCGTGGGCGCGTTCGGCGGCACCACGTTCACCGCGGTGCGCGACGTCAGCTTCGAGGTGCCGCCGGGCGAGGTGGTCTCCCTGATCGGGGAGAGCGGCAGCGGCAAGAGCACGATCGGCAAGATGATCCTGCGGCTCATCCCGATCAGCGAGGGCACGATCACGCTCGACGGGACCGACATCCGCACCTTCGCCCGGGGCCGGCGCAAGGAGTACTACCGCCGGGTGCAGGGGGTCTTCCAGGACCCGTTCAGCTGCTACAACCCGGTGTTCAAGGCCGACCGGGTGCTGTCGATGATCAAGGAGGAGTACTTCCCCCGGGTGCCGCGGTCCGAGTGGGACGAGCGGGTGGAGTCCGCGCTCCGCGCGGTGCGGCTCGACCCCGGGGCGGTGCTGGGCCGCTACCCGCACCAGCTCAGCGGCGGCCAGCTGCAGCGGCTGCTGGTGGCGCGGGCGCTGCTGCTCGACATCCGGTACCTCGTCGCCGACGAGATCACCAGCATGCTCGACGCCTCCACCCGGATCGACGTGCTCAACCTGCTCGCCGACCTCAAGGCGCGCGGCCTCGGCGTGCTGTTCATCACCCACGACCTCGCGCTCGGCAACTACATCGCCGCCAGGACCGTGGTGCTGCGGCGCGGCGAGGTGGTGGAGATGGGGGAGACCGAGAAGGTGTTCGCCAACCCGCGCCACCCGTACGCGCGGCACCTGCTCGCCTCGGTGCCGCAGCTGCACGCCCGGTGGAACGGCGAGCAGGACGACGCCTTCACCGGCTGCCCGGTGCACGAGGGCGACGCCGCACAGGACGCGGCGGAGGAGACCGGGCGCCTGGCGGAGGTGGAGCCCGGGCACTTCGTGGCGTGCGCCGGGGCCGAGGGCGGCTGCCCCGTCGCGCTCCGGCGGGCCGGGACGGCGGCCGCCGTGGGGAGGTGACTGCTCTTCCCCGGACAGGGCGGCCCGGCCGCGGGCGGACGCGGCGCGGATCCGCCCGGCCGGGCGGGCGTTAAGCTGGCCGGTGCACGTTCGGGCAGGCCGGGAGGGCCGACTAGACGGTGAGGCTGCGATGAGGCGTCCCACGATCGGTGACATCGCCCGCCGGGCGGGGGTGTCGAAGGGCGCGGTCTCCTACGCGCTCAACGGGCGCCCCGGCGTCTCGGAGGAGACCCGCCGCCGCATCCTGCGGATCGCGGCCGAGATCGGCTGGCAGCCGAGCAGCGCGGCGCGGGCGCTGTCGGACGGCCGCGCCGACGTGCTCGGCCTCGTCGTCGACCGCCCGGCCCGCACCCTCGGCCTCGAGCCGTTCTTCATGCAGCTCATCTCCGGGATCGAGGGCGCGCTGTCGGCCCGGTCCGTCGGCCTGCTGCTGCACATGACCGAGGACCAGCGGGCCGAGATCGACATCTACCGCCGCTGGTGGGCGCAGCGCCGCGTGGACGGGGTGATCCTCGTCGACCTGCGGCTGGAGGACCCGCGGGTGGAGGCGCTGGAGGAGCTGCGCATGCCCGCCGTGGTCATCGGCGGCCCGGACGGGGCGGGCACGCTGCCCGCGGTATGGAGCGACGAGGCCGAGGCGATCCGCTCGGTGGTGCGGTACCTCGCCGCGCTCGGGCACCGCTCGATCGGGCGGGTGGCCGGGCCCGCCACGCTGCGGCACACCGACGTGCGCACCCGGGCGATGGAGAAGCTCGCGGCCGCGATGGGCGTCGAGACGGCTACGGTCAACACCGACTACAGCGGCGAGGAGGGCGCGAACGCCACGCGGTCCCTGCTGTCCAGCTGCTCGCGGCCCACGGCGATCATCTACGACAACGACGTGATGGCGGTCGCCGGGCTCGCGGTCGCCCAGGAGATGGGCATCCCGGTGCCGGACGGCCTGTCCATCGTCGCCTGGGACGACTCGCCGCTGTGCCGCCTGGTCCGCCCCAGCCTGTCGGCGGTGAGCCGGGACATCGCCGCGTACGGCGCGCACGCCGCCGAGT is a window from the Thermopolyspora flexuosa genome containing:
- the sufD gene encoding Fe-S cluster assembly protein SufD is translated as MGLETVKPLSTRRDALAVDAATLSAGDLDRLFPVPTGREEDWRFTPLSRLKGLHNGTAEPSGSVAVEVDAPDQVMVDSAGREDPRVGRAFQPADRVAAQAYVSFEKAVIITVPANETLDRPITVRVRGEGGGAAYGHLVVNVGELAEATVVIEHTGSAAYADNVEFVIGDGATLRVVSLQEWEDDAVHVSHHHTRLGRDSVFRSFVATLGGDLVRLSPSIAYTAPGADAELYGLYFADAGQHLEHRILVDHTVPNCRSNVLYKGALQGEGAHTVWIGDVIIRAEATGTDTYEYNRNLVLTDGARADSVPNLEILTGEVVGAGHASASGRLEDEHLFYLQSRGVPYEEARRLVIMGFFGELIERISVPELRERVLAAVEAELEK
- a CDS encoding ABC transporter permease, giving the protein MRRYLLRKLLVYGLTFFVAVTVNWMIPRFMPGDPVSSMIARASLAQPEAVEAMRSYYNSLFGFDRPIFEQYVNFWIALFRGDLGISIMLFPTPVWDVIVRAVPYTIALLLPAILLSWIAGNWFGAFAARRRWLDNTMLPVGYILTATPYMWLAILLAWGLGVVAGILPVAGGYSFELQPSWSLEFVADLALHWFLPFASLFIVAFGGWAIGMRNMIIYELEADYANYLAALGAPARLIRRYAFRNAMLPQITGLALQLGTLVAGALVTEVVFSYPGLGHLILKAIQNQDFFLLQGTFLFIVVGVLIANFLIDIVYTVVDPRTRTGLGGAA
- the sufC gene encoding Fe-S cluster assembly ATPase SufC: MSVLEIRDLRVAVDDKQILNGVDLTVRAGETHAIMGPNGSGKSTLAYAIAGHPKYTVTGGEVLLDGENVLEMSVDERARAGLFLAMQYPVEVPGVSVSNFLRSAVTAVRGEAPKLRDFSKELRAGMDALAIDPSFAQRNLNEGFSGGEKKRHEILQLELLKPKIAVLDETDSGLDVDALRVVSEGINRFRAREGTGVLLITHYTRILRYVRPDYVHVFAGGRVVEEGGPELAERLEAEGYERYVQAAKASA
- a CDS encoding ABC transporter substrate-binding protein gives rise to the protein MRRHRWKVLAVSLAACLAAAACSGGSQTPSAPTGSAPASQPAAGGGASGAFPRHETLYTSGTQWGPPSNWNPIREWDFATGTKGLVYETLFLYDPNNDQFVPWLAESGTWVEDKVYELKLRQGVTWADGRPFTADDVVFTFELGKMETVPYANLWTFLEKAEAVDQHTVRFTFKEANYQQWSIHLYSRAMVPKHIWEGRSEQEVLEGANENPIGTGPYRYHSHDQDRMVWVKRDGWWATQLLGKDVKPKYIVDIVNSSNEVAMGLLLQGQLDLSNNFLPGIANLVQNKNFGITTYYPEPPYMLSANTAWLVLNTTKKPMDDPAFRKAVAHSIDVKKIVEGVYGNLVRAASPTGLLPQWEKYIDQNVVNEHGFSYDPDKAKKLLADAGYRDRDGDGFVERPDGGKIDLKIIVPAGWTDWMESIRVISEGAKAVGINLNPEFPDFNALVDARSAGRFDMLINNERQLASTPWHYYDYMYQLPIRKQQNTVNFGRYEDKEAWELVRRLDNKKTDDLEGMKEIISKLQERHLKELPIIPLWYNGLWSQVTSGAWKNWPSSAANAPKHAPTMWRNWHELGAILMLTELQPAGR
- a CDS encoding cysteine desulfurase, encoding MSTTFDVERIRKDFPILSRELPGGRPLIYLDSGNSSQKPVQVIEAMREHMAAHYGNVGRALHVLGSESTEAYEGARDKVAAFIGAPSRDEVVFTKNASEALNLVAYCFGNPVCTDERFAMGPGDEIVITEMEHHSNIVPWQLLAQRTGATLRWFPVTDDGRLDLSGLDEIVTERTKIVSIVHQSNVLGTVNPVAPVLARAREVGALMMLDASQSVPHQKVDVAALGVDFVAFTGHKMVGPSGIGVLWGRRELLEAMPPFLGGGEMIEAVWMDRSTYAPVPHKFEAGTPPIVEAVGLGAAVDYLTAVGMDAIREHELELTAYALGALKEIDGLRLIGPSDLADRGGTISFTLPDIHPHDVGQILDDVFGIAVRVGHHCARPLHLRFGIPATTRVSLYLYNTTAEIDALVRGLHHVKKVFG
- a CDS encoding non-heme iron oxygenase ferredoxin subunit, which codes for MTYVKVCSLEDIPDGGVLGVEVGDTPVALVRHGREVNALHDVCSHAEVRLSEGDVYDGALECWLHGSCFDIRTGKPTGPPATRPVPVYRVKIDGDDVLVSLDIDGDS
- the sufU gene encoding Fe-S cluster assembly sulfur transfer protein SufU, translated to MIAESLYQELILEHYKHPQGRGLREPYDAEVHHVNPTCGDEITMRVKLKEGADGGRHVADVSYEGQGCSISQAAASVLYELTVGSRVEDTLSVVDEFTRLMHGRGQVEPDEAVLGDAVAFAGVAKYPARVKCALLAWMAYKDAVVRSS
- a CDS encoding ABC transporter ATP-binding protein, producing MTLRVTDLKVYYKTLRGEVKALDGVTFEIGDAEILGLAGESGCGKSTLGKALIRMDGRMRLRGGTVELDGEELPIGDDAAMNRYRYHRISLIPQYSMSALNPTRRIGRMIRELVESRGVRYADVEEELLRRLRLVGLDPDVLGRYPIELSGGMKQRTVMVISTLLNPSLLIADEVTSALDVSTQKAVAKALAGFRDRGFVKSMIFVTHDISLTYQIADTIMVMYAGRLVEKASASAIVSKPRHPYTQLLISSLPEVGVRYAERRLSGIPGGPPSLLNPPAGCRFRDRCPKAFARCAEEPPVTEVASGHFVACWKG
- a CDS encoding metal-sulfur cluster assembly factor produces the protein MSKPVETPVGGNAAQDGSGGGGVTVEQVREALKDVVDPELGINVVDLGLVYGINLDPAEQEGAPPVATIDMTLTSAACPLTDVIEDQAASALADLVSDVRINWVWLPPWGPDKITDEGREQLRMLGFNV
- a CDS encoding ABC transporter permease; this translates as MTTPDTEPSGTAGAAGTAAAPGAVAPAPAGAAAPRGALAETLYFAVRNGKLLAGLAVFTLLLLTALIGPLLLAGDPNAYVGLAAQPPSGEHWFGTTHFGQDVFAQFVHGLRATFHVGALGGGIAAVIGMVVGFTAGYRGGIVDEILNALTNVVLVLPALAVLLVINAYLGVRSLTVQAVFIGLTSWPWAARAIRAQTLSLRARDFTDLARLSGVSTWKIITREIAPNMSSYLFMTFILLFGGAILIGASLDFIGLGPTQGISLGLMLNNAAQWNALHLGMWWWFVPPGAGITAIVGSLYVMNVGLDEVFNPKLRET